One Peromyscus leucopus breed LL Stock chromosome 20, UCI_PerLeu_2.1, whole genome shotgun sequence genomic region harbors:
- the Spryd3 gene encoding SPRY domain-containing protein 3: MRRTRRPRFVLMNKMDDLNLHYRFLNWRRRIREIREVRAFRYQERFKHILVDGDTLSYHGNSGEVGCYVASRPLTKDSNYFEVSIVDSGVRGTIAVGLVPQYYSLDHQPGWLPDSVAYHADDGKLYNGRAKGRQFGSKCNSGDRIGCGIEPVSFDVQTAQIFFTKNGKRVGSTIMPMSPDGLFPAVGMHSLGEEVRLHLNAELGREDDSVMMVDSYEDEWGRLHDVRVCGTLLEYLGKGKSIVDVGLAQARHPLSTRSHYFEVEIVDPGEKCYIALGLARKDYPKNRHPGWSRGSVAYHADDGKIFHGSGVGDPFGPRCYKGDIMGCGIMFPRDYILDSEGDSDDSCDAVILSPTARAVRNVRNVMYLHQEGEEEEEEEEEEEEEEIEQEHEGKKVVVFFTRNGKIIGKKDAVVPSGGFFPTIGMLSCGEKVKVDLHPLSG; encoded by the exons ATGAGGAGGACGCGGCGGCCCCG GTTTGTTCTCATGAACAAGATGGATGACCTCAACTTGCACTACCGGTTTCTGAATTGGCGGAGGAGGATTCGGGAGATCCGAGAGGTCCGGGCTTTCCGGTATCAGGAGAGGTTCAAACATATCCTTGTGGATGGTGACACTTTGAG TTACCATGGAAATTCTGGTGAAGTTGGCTGCTATGTGGCGTCTCGACCGCTGACCAAGGACAGCAATTATTTTGAG GTATCCATTGTGGACAGTGGCGTCCGGGGCACCATCGCTGTGGGGCTGGTCCCCCAGTACTACAGCTTGGATCACCAGCCTGGCTGGTTGCCTGACTCCGTGGCCTACCATGCTGATGATGGCAA GCTGTACAACGGCCGTGCCAAGGGGCGCCAGTTTGGCTCAAAGTGCAATTCCGGGGACCGGATCGGCTGTGGCATTGAGCCTGTGTCTTTTGACGTTCAGACTGCCCAGATCTTCTTCACCAAAAACGGGAAACGG GTGGGCTCCACCATCATGCCCATGTCTCCAGATGGGCTCTTCCCAGCAGTTGGTATGCATTCCCTGGGTGAGGAGGTGAGGCTGCACCTCAACGCGGAGCTGGGCCGTGAAGATGACAGCGTCATGATGGTGGACAGCTATGAAGATGAATGGGGCCGGCTACATGACGTCAGAGTCTGTGGGACT CTGCTGGAATATTTGGGGAAGGGCAAGAGTATCGTGGACGTGGGGCTGGCTCAGGCCCGGCACCCACTCAGCACCCGTAGCCATTACTTCGAGGTGGAGATCGTGGACCCTGGAGAGAAATGCTACATCGCCTTGGGGCTGGCCAGGAAG GATTATCCCAAGAACAGGCACCCCGGCTGGAGCAGAGGGTCTGTGGCATACCACGCAG ATGACGGGAAGATCTTCCATGGCAGTGGTGTGGGGGACCCCTTTGGGCCACGCTGTTACAAAGGGGACATTATGGGTTGTGGAATCATGTTCCCCCGGGACTACATTCTGGACAGTGAGG GGGACAGTGATGACAGCTGTGACGCAGTGATCTTGTCCCCGACTGCCCGGGCTGTCCGGAACGTCCGAAATGTCATGTACCTGCACCAGGAaggtgaagaggaagaggaggaagaggaggaggaagaggaagaggagatagagCAGGAGCATGAGGGCAAGAAGGTGGTG GTTTTCTTCACCCGGAATGGCAAGATCATTGGGAAGAAGGATGCTGTTGTACCTTCTGGAGGCTTCTTTCCCACCATTGGAATGCTCAGTTGTGGGGAGAAGGTGAAAGTCGACCTGCACCCCTTAAGTGGCTAG